The region TCCTTGCCATAGTACGCTTCGCCAACATGATACATCGCTTCTGGAGCAAGCGGACTTTTCGGGTGCGATTTGGCTAACTGCTGGAAGCTTTCGATCGAGGCATCGGTTTTATTCTGGGCCCGTTGCGCCCAAGCGAGTTCGTACAGCACTTTGTCGTCGCTGGCGAACTTAGGGTTCTGCCGATGAATCGCGGCGAACACTTTTTCCGCTTCGGCCGGATTCTTGGCGTCGACCAGGCTCACCCCCTTGAGGTATTCTGCTTCCAGTTTCTGTGTGCCATCTTTGCTCTTGGCGATGACCTGATTCAAGTCTTCAATCGCTTCCTGAAATTTCCCTTCCCCACGACGTGCGATGGCCCGACCGGTGTGGGCGTCAATGACCAACTCATGATCGCCATGCTTCGCGATCAATTCGCTGAACGCTTTGTCTGCAGCGGCCAGTTTCGACTGCTTCAACTCGGCCCATGCTTGCCCATACAAAGCGTGCGGAACAAGGCTCGACTGGGGAGCTTTCGCAAGCACGGCCGCATAAGCAGCCGCCGCATCGGCGAATTGATTTTCGGCGAACAAGAACTCCCCAAGCCGGAAGTTGGCCTGATCGAGAATCTGGCTGTTGGGATAACTCGAAAGCACCGTTTTCGCTTGCTGGATTGCTTCGCTCGTTTTGCCTTCGGCATGCAGCGTACGTGCGAGCATCAGCCGAGCCTCGTCAGCTTGAGCCCAATTAGTGGAAGCTTTTACCGATGCCTCCAGCGCCTGCTGGGCTTTGGCATATTGTTGCTGCTGAAACGCGCTGGCACCGACCAGGTAGTTCGCTTGAGCGAGCAGTTCAGGATCTTTCAAACTCGACTTGACCGAAGCAACCGTTTTCTCGACTTCGGCGTACTTGTTTTGCAGATACTGCGTCAGGGCCAGTCGAAGCTGCCATCGACCGACCTCAGGGCGATCTTTCCCTGCTTGAATGAGCGATTGCAAGTCTTTCTCGGCGGCTGCCAGTTTATCGGTTTGCAGCTTCGCTTCTGCCCCGACGTACAACGCATCAAGCCGCGACTCATCTTTTGGATACTGCTTGGCAAACTGATCCGACAGAGCCGCCGCTTTTTCAAAGTCGCGAAGTTCGAGTGCGGCAAACGCAGCATTGTAAAGTGACTGAGCTGCTTCTGGCGTGTCGGGATGATCTTTCACGATCCGTTGGTAAAGCGCGATCGAATCTTTGCGGCGATCCTTTTGTTCGTAGACCGCATCGGCCATGTCGAGCTTCAAGTCGACTTGAAATTCACTTTCCTTCGACTTCGCCAGAATTGCTTTCGCGAGAGCTTCTGCCTCGGCTGCTTTGCCTTGTTGCAAGTAGACGCGAGCCAACCAGTGAGCCGCTTCTACCTCGAACTCTCCTCCTTGGCGTCCCGCGGCGGCCAGCCATCGGGCGGCATCGTCCAGACGACCTGCTCGGTAATAGCAGCGACCTGCGAGCATCGTAGCTTCCGGGGCATACGCCGACTTTGGGAATTCCAGCGGAATACGAGCATACGCATTGCCTGCTTTCATCAGTTCGTCATGCTGCAGCGCACAGAATGCAAGACGATACATGGCATGATCAGCCAAGTCGAAGCCTTCCTGCTGCGAAGCCTGTTCGAACAGCTTTTCGGCCGCTTCAAACTGATTCTGCTGAAGCAGTGCCTCTCCTTTTCGCATCGTGACTTCGGTTGCCAACGCATTTTTGGAATACGACTTGAGGAACTGATCGTAGACGGCCTGAGCTTCGGCAAACTTCTGCAGTTCTTCCAGCGTCACCCCTTTTGCGTAAAGGGCATCGGCCGCGAGGGCACTGTCGGGAAAGGACTTAACCAGTTGATCGTAAGCAGCGATCGACTTGTCCTTCTGCCCAGAAAGATAGAGCGACTCGCCCAGAAAGTATTGGGCCTGGTCGGCGTACTCGGTCTTAGGGAAGTCTTTCAACAATGCCGAGAACCGATCGGCCGCTTCCTTATACTTCGCCTGATTCCCGCTCTGGGCCCAAGCGTAGTTGGCCGACGCGAGGTTCAACATCGCCTCTTCCCGGAAATCGGCTTGGGGGTACTTCTTCAGAACGGTCTCGAAGTTGGCGGTCGCGTCGGCATACTTTTTCAGTTGCAATTGGCAAACGGCCAGATAGTTCTGGGCCTTGGCGGCAAGTGGATCGTTGGGGAACTTTTCAACGAACTTCTTCCATTCGTCCGCGGCCAATTCAAATTCGCCGGCGTTTTGGTAGTTCACGACATCGGAGAAGAAGAGTGCCGCTTCACGTGACGATTCCTGGGCGGTCGCCACGGTGCTGCTGAACATCATCAGCAGCAATGCACACATCGCGACGAAGATTTCTCTTATGCGAGGCGATGTCCCCAGGGTCACGCTTCGTGCGGAAAGGGACTGGCGGCCCGAAAACAGAGACAGCATGGAACAACGGTCCTCGTTATTTATCAGCAAATTGCAGGCAGATCGGGGTGGGATCGAGTGGCGATCTTTCCACTCTATTGTGACGGAAATTCCGTGAAGTTTCATTATTCCGCCTTGGGAAACCATTTCTAGAGCTAAATTTCCATGCCGAAAAGGACTTTGCAGCTTTTTTCATCCCATTGTCGATCATGATAGATAGGAATGTCCGACTAAGTGGGGAAAAACCTTGTAGGATAACGAGTTGTCGTCATCAAGCGGCATCTGGAACAGCCTCCCGACGAGTTAGGGATACGCTTTTCCCCATACGCATCATCGTGAAGATGGATCGCGCTTCGCGATTTTTCAGCAAAGCAAGCAACGCATGGCAACTTCTCTGATCACCGGCGGGGCCGGATTCATTGGCTCGCACCTGGCCGAAGCCCTTCTGAAAGCCGGCAACAAAGTCATCGTCGTCGACGACGAATCGACCGGCACCAAGCAAAACATCGAGCCACTGCTCGCCGATCCCAACTTCCGCTTCGTCCACGGCACGGTTTCCGATCGCGACCTCGTCCGCGAATTGGTCAACGAAGCCAATGAAGTCTATCACTTGGCGGCCGCGGTGGGTGTCGCGCTCATTAACCAAGAGCCCATCCAAACGATCGAACGCAACATTTACCCCACCGAACTGCTCCTCGCCGAGGTTCAGCGTCGTAACAGCGAAGGGGATGAAGTTCGCCTCTTCCTGGCAAGCACTTCCGAGGTATACGGCAAAAACCCCAAGGCAACTTGGACCGAAGAGGACGACTTAGTATTCGGCGCAACCACCCGGCCACGCTGGAGTTACGGCGCATCAAAGGCAATCGACGAGTTCCTGGCGTTAGCCTACTGGAACCAAAAGCAGACCCCAGTGGTGATCGGCCGCTTCTTTAATGTCGTAGGGCCTCGCCAGACTGGGACTTATGGAATGGTGCTGCCAAGGTTTGTCGATGCTGCGATGGCCGGCAAGTCTCCCACGGTCCACCACGATGGAAGCCAGATCCGCTGCTTCGCCCACGTGGCAGACGTAATCGGAGCGGTGATTAAGTTAATGCGAACGGACGCGGCGTTGGGCCAGGTCTTCAACATCGGGAGCGACCGTCCGGTCACGATTTTGGAACTCGCTAAGATGGTAATTGCTCAGGTCAATCCAGAGCTCGACGTGCAGTTCCAGACTTATGAGGAAGCGTTTAATGCGAGTTTCGAGGACATTAATCGCCGTGTGCCTGACCTAACGAAGATTAAGGGGTGCATTGAATATGCCCCTCAGTTCACGCTCGAGGACATCGTCGCTGACGTGATCCGTTTCAAGCAGAGCTAACCCCCAACAATACGGGCAACCGTTGCAAAACGCTTGACCGATTGCGACATTCCCGGTGGAATAACGACCAGGGGCGCAATATACTTAAACAGCTGGAATACCAATGGTTTCCAGCGATTCTATCGCCAGCTAGTCGACAAGCAACTTATCTCCCTAGCTCGCCAGGCTGCCTTCGAGCCAGCGAGGACGGCAAACCTGAATTTTCAGCCATGGGCAGGCACACAATTCAGGCGTAACCAACAGGACGCACATCGTATGTGGAACATTCGTAAACCGCACACCACCCAACAAGTGCGCGGACTAACGCTCGTCGAAATGTTGATGGCGACTGCGTTAACGCTCATCATGTTCGCGGCAGTGGCCCAGATCTTCGGCATGATGGGTTCCGCCATGCGAGATGCCCGAGCCACGATCGAACTTTCCGGCAACCTGCGAAGCGTCTCCAATCGCCTGCAAAGCGAATTGGACAACGTCTCGGTTGATGCTTTGCCATGGGTCGAACCGGGAAGCAACCAAGGTTACTTCGAGATCATCGAAGGCCCTGACCGCGACATCGATTACGCATTAGTCGACATCGTCCCAACGCTTCCCGGCGATCAAGGCGCCCTAGCTGGAGACGCCGATGACATGCTCTGCTTTACGTCCTACAGCAAAGACAAGCCGTTTGTTGGGATCATTCAAGGGCAATTGCAGGCCGTCCCAACGGATGCTTCCTCTCCTTACAAGTTCTACATCGACCGGTCGAATCCTGCACTTTTCACGACAATTACTTCGCACTACGCAGAAATCGTTTACTTCACCAAGTTGACGCCTACGGATGATGCCAACCTCGAAACGTGGAATGTGGCCGGCCACCGAGATGCGAACGAAACCGTCACGCTCTATCGACGCGCGTTCCTGATTCGGCCAGATATCTACTTCGGTACGATCGGTACTTCTTCGCCCTATACCGCGACCCCTTACACAACGGCTGATATCACTGAGGCCGAACTGAGGAACTACTACGATCTTTCGGTTAGTCGCAAAGGGACTGACCCTTGGACGACCAACTCGTTGGAAAGACTGCAAGATCGTGCCTACCGAGTTGCCCATAACGGCACCGGGAATACAGCGAACAACTACAACTTCCCGCACGTGATGCAGCCTCATCGGATGCGTTCCTTCGAGCAGCTCAATGGGATCATTGGTGGCAGCAGTCGTGATCGTACCGGCGAAGATGTCATCATGACCAATGCCCTGGCTTTCGATGTGAAAGTGTTCGATCCATCGGCCGTTGTGCTGCAGGATGGCTCCGGGAACTTCGGTATAGCTCCCGGGGAACTGGGATACGATCCGTCCAACGGAGCTGGGGTACTCAATACATCCACGCCGATGTCTGGCGCCTTTACGGACTTGAACTGGAGTGCCCGGCAGTCCCTGATAGCGACAAGCACCTTCGGCGGTGCACCAGCCACAAGCTCTGGGCTGAATAGCGTGGAAGTCAACGATGCCCAAATTTTCGGAACGGCGCCTACAAACTTCGGCGATCTTCTCACG is a window of Bremerella sp. TYQ1 DNA encoding:
- a CDS encoding tetratricopeptide repeat protein, with product MLSLFSGRQSLSARSVTLGTSPRIREIFVAMCALLLMMFSSTVATAQESSREAALFFSDVVNYQNAGEFELAADEWKKFVEKFPNDPLAAKAQNYLAVCQLQLKKYADATANFETVLKKYPQADFREEAMLNLASANYAWAQSGNQAKYKEAADRFSALLKDFPKTEYADQAQYFLGESLYLSGQKDKSIAAYDQLVKSFPDSALAADALYAKGVTLEELQKFAEAQAVYDQFLKSYSKNALATEVTMRKGEALLQQNQFEAAEKLFEQASQQEGFDLADHAMYRLAFCALQHDELMKAGNAYARIPLEFPKSAYAPEATMLAGRCYYRAGRLDDAARWLAAAGRQGGEFEVEAAHWLARVYLQQGKAAEAEALAKAILAKSKESEFQVDLKLDMADAVYEQKDRRKDSIALYQRIVKDHPDTPEAAQSLYNAAFAALELRDFEKAAALSDQFAKQYPKDESRLDALYVGAEAKLQTDKLAAAEKDLQSLIQAGKDRPEVGRWQLRLALTQYLQNKYAEVEKTVASVKSSLKDPELLAQANYLVGASAFQQQQYAKAQQALEASVKASTNWAQADEARLMLARTLHAEGKTSEAIQQAKTVLSSYPNSQILDQANFRLGEFLFAENQFADAAAAYAAVLAKAPQSSLVPHALYGQAWAELKQSKLAAADKAFSELIAKHGDHELVIDAHTGRAIARRGEGKFQEAIEDLNQVIAKSKDGTQKLEAEYLKGVSLVDAKNPAEAEKVFAAIHRQNPKFASDDKVLYELAWAQRAQNKTDASIESFQQLAKSHPKSPLAPEAMYHVGEAYYGKENFAEAETWYTSSASQAKSPEIGEKALYKQSWSQYQQGKTQEALDGFGKQITHYPNGALASDAIFMQGECFYKDKQYDAALDSYARVDPKRLSSDEMRSLLMLHAGQSASQQKLWTEAKKWFTQLVDQLPNSPLIGETYYELGWASYNEKQSSDAISYFNQAAEASRGLAGARARFMLGEIYFEQKKYEDALGQFKRVVYGFGGEQSLDSVKPWQAKSAYETARCNEVQIRSAAADKKSEYIDEAKKFYTLVVQRYPQSPEAKLAQARLDALAKL
- a CDS encoding NAD(P)-dependent oxidoreductase, with protein sequence MATSLITGGAGFIGSHLAEALLKAGNKVIVVDDESTGTKQNIEPLLADPNFRFVHGTVSDRDLVRELVNEANEVYHLAAAVGVALINQEPIQTIERNIYPTELLLAEVQRRNSEGDEVRLFLASTSEVYGKNPKATWTEEDDLVFGATTRPRWSYGASKAIDEFLALAYWNQKQTPVVIGRFFNVVGPRQTGTYGMVLPRFVDAAMAGKSPTVHHDGSQIRCFAHVADVIGAVIKLMRTDAALGQVFNIGSDRPVTILELAKMVIAQVNPELDVQFQTYEEAFNASFEDINRRVPDLTKIKGCIEYAPQFTLEDIVADVIRFKQS
- a CDS encoding PilW family protein, translating into MWNIRKPHTTQQVRGLTLVEMLMATALTLIMFAAVAQIFGMMGSAMRDARATIELSGNLRSVSNRLQSELDNVSVDALPWVEPGSNQGYFEIIEGPDRDIDYALVDIVPTLPGDQGALAGDADDMLCFTSYSKDKPFVGIIQGQLQAVPTDASSPYKFYIDRSNPALFTTITSHYAEIVYFTKLTPTDDANLETWNVAGHRDANETVTLYRRAFLIRPDIYFGTIGTSSPYTATPYTTADITEAELRNYYDLSVSRKGTDPWTTNSLERLQDRAYRVAHNGTGNTANNYNFPHVMQPHRMRSFEQLNGIIGGSSRDRTGEDVIMTNALAFDVKVFDPSAVVLQDGSGNFGIAPGELGYDPSNGAGVLNTSTPMSGAFTDLNWSARQSLIATSTFGGAPATSSGLNSVEVNDAQIFGTAPTNFGDLLTAFPQIPSQLIITGNPADTPNLALQYAYYDTWPLAYESDGVDQNGNGQVDEGTNGFDDTGDGVVDDISEYETSPPYPVPLRAVSITIRAIENGTRQVRQDTVISDFLPE